The Chloroflexota bacterium sequence TGGCCCGCCGCGATCACCTGCCCACCGGTCGGCGCGAGGCGATCGAACAGCGTCTGGAGCAGATCAACGGTCCCGACGATCAGCAGCAGCAGGCCGATGGTCGCCAGCACGTAGACGCACCAGCGGCGGAGCGTCGCACCGGCCCCGGCTTCCGGGACGATGCGCGCATCGTCCCGGGCGATCTTCGCGTGGTACGCCCAGAGCACGCCGATGGTCAGCACCCTCGACAGTTGCGGCAGGACGCTGCCGGTCAGCAGATCGCTGGCCGAGTCCACGCCGAACAGTTGGCGCAGCACGTCGATCAGCAGACCGCGGCCCTGGTACACCAGCACCACGCCGCCCACCAGCAGCACCGCGTACAGGTACAGCTTGCGGATGCCAGACCGCCGCTCCGGGATCTCGTCGCGCGCGGTGATCCGCAGCGCCAGCCCCCAGTGGATCAGCCAGACCAGCAGCCCGATGCCGATCAGCGCCCCCGAGTAGCTGACCTCGCTGGCGAACGACCCCTGGGCGACCGTCTGGATCGGCCCGACGAACCGCTCAGCCAGAACGGTGAGGAGGATCTCCAGCAGGCCAGCCAGCCCGCCAGCCAGCATCCAGAGGGCTGCAAACGCGATCCCGTACAGGTAGACCCGACGCGCAACAATCACGGCAGAGCGCTACGTCAGCATGTACGAATCGACCGGCTGCGTCAGCCGCCACTGACCGTCCTCACGGATCAGCTTGACCGTGTAGGTCCGGTGCGAGGTCGAGGAGGAGAACGGGTCCGAGCGGGCGTAGAACCGGCTCACCGTGATCCTGGCTTCAGCCGTCGTCTCGGTCTGTTCCGTCGCTTCGACGATGATGCGGACGCTGTTGTCGTAGGTCGGGCGATAGGTGGTCGGGTTCTGCCGCTCGCGCGCCTCAGCCTGCGCGCGCGCCTCACGGGTCAGGTAGCTGCGAGCCTTCTCGGTATCGTTGGTGCGGACCGCCTCGATGTGGGCCTGCACCACGCCCGCCACGCTGGCCGGGTCTGCTGGCGGGGCTGTCCTCGGCGTTCGCAACAGCACCCCGACGACCAGCCCGGCCACGATCAGCAGGACGGCCCCCACCACGATGCCGACCAGGAAACGATCCGGCCCCGGGCGGACGGCCTCGGGCTGCGAGGCTGCCTGTCCGTCGACGGCCGACGGCGTTGCGGCGGGAGGTGGCGGCGGTGATGCAGACATCGACATCTCACAGTGTACGGTACGCCTCGTGCCGCCGGAAGGCAAGCCTTCTCTTCTCGCAGGCAATTGCACGTTGGACATGTCGTGCAACCTCGTCGGGGCTTGATGGCGTTTGACGACGTACTGCAGCAAGAACCCCGGGTGAGATCCTTCGTTGCGTTCGCAGGCTCACTTTGCTCAGGCTGACAGCGTGAGGGCACGCGTCGCTCGCTATTCGCTGCCCGCCTGCTACGATGCGCCCACGCAGTCCCGCATCGGAGCCTCTCGATGATCGTCGACGGTCACCACCACGTCTTTCCGTACCTGGGCGGCGCATCCGGCTTCCCGTCCGCTGAGGAGCATACCCGCCTGCTCCAGCGCCACTTCACGACGCACAACCAGGGCGCTCGGCGCGTAGCTGACAACGTGCTGGTGACCGAGCCGACCCTCTGGGACGGCAAGACGCCCGGCTACGAGGGGCTGCTGGACGTCGGCTTCCACGTCAGCACGCACGGCCGCTTCGAGTGGGAGAAGGACGGCGTCCCCTACTACATGCAGTGGCTGCCGCCCCACCTGGAGGGCAACGAGGCCAGCCCCGAGCGCGCCCTGGCCCAGATGCAGTACCTGGGGGTGGACCGCGCTCTGTTGCAGCGCGGCTACCTCTACGGGCTCATCGACGAGTGGCTCGCCGAGATCGTGCGGCGGCATCCCGACAAGCTGCGAGGCTGCCTCTGCGTGGACGAGAGCCATCTGGAGCGTGAGAGCGAGATCCGCCATCTCCAGCGCTGCGTCCGCGAGCTTGGCCTGACGGCGCTCTACATGGACAACGACCGCTTCTGGTCTGGCGCGCAGGGAGCAGACTTCGGGGCCGCCCCGTACGTGCCGTTCTGGGAGGCCGTCCAGACGCTCGGCATTCCCGTGCTCTGGGACATTCGCTTCGTGCAGCGGCGGACGCTGGCCGCCTACCTGGGCGAGGTCGAGCGGCTGCACCGGCTGGCTCGCCAGTTCCCGCGGATTCGCCACGTCCTGACACACGGCATCCCCGCCCACGGCATGGCCGACGGCGGCAGAATCCCCGACGAGATCGTGGCGCTGCTCCGCGAGCCGAACGTCACGCTGGAGCTGCTCTTCCCGCTGCTGTACGGCGCCACCTGGGAGTACCCCTACGCCGAGGCCCAGCCGATCATCCGCGAGCTGTACGAGCGGCTCGGCGCGAGCAAGCTGCTCTGGGGCTCGGACATGCCGAACGTCGAGCGGAGCTGCACCTACCGCCAGACGCTCACCTACCTGACGCGGCACTGCGCGTTCATCCCGGCAGCAGACCTGGACCGGATCATCGGGGAGAACGCGAACGAGCTGTACTTCAGCCTGCAACCGGCTGGTGCCTAGCGCGGGGGCGCGCCGTCTACCTCGGGCGGCACCAGAACTGGTACATCGCCGAGAACGTGCCCGGCTGCTCGGCCTCGAACTGGTCCCACGCGGCCAGATCCAGCAGCGCGCCCGGCTGCGGGAACCGCGCCTGGAACCGCTCGCGGACCTCGCGCGTCACGTCGAACCCGAGAAACTGGAGACCCAGCTCCTCCAGGCAGGCCCCGATCCGCGGCACGGTGAAGCGGTGTTCCTGGACGTGCATCGCCAGGTCACGGAAGCCGCTCTGGGAGTAGAAGTCCCAGAAGCCGGTCAGCCGTGCGGCCGGGTGCTCCGGCGGCAGCTCGACGATCTGGCGGCGGGCGGCGCGGATGCCGTCTGCCGTGGACGGGATGGCCTGCTCGGCCAGCAGCGCGCGCGCCGCCACGATGCCCGCCCGCGCCCGCTCGCTGTACAGTGCGATGCTCATCAGCCCATCCGGGCGCAGCAGCCGGCGCAGCACCCGCCAGCCGGCCATCGGATCGGCCAGGTGGTGAAGCACGCCAGCGCACTCGATCAGCGCGAACCGCCCCTCCAGCACGCCGAGCGCCAGGATGTCGGCATGGGCCAGACGGAGGTTCGGCACGGCCATCTGGGCCGCCATCCGCGCCCCGTAGCCCAGGCTCGTGCGGCTCAGATCGACGGCCAGCACGTCGGCCTCGGGCAGGCGCAGCGCCGTCTGGATCGGGTGCTGGCCTGTGCCGGCCCCGGCCACCAGGACCGGCAGCGGCGTCGGCCAGGCCGGGACCGGCTCGCCAGGGCAGAGCGCCCGGAAGCGCACGGCCAGCGGCTCGATGGCCCGGAAGCGCGCGGCCCGCCAGCGTGGATACGGGTTCTCTTCGTACATCGCCTGGACCGCCTGCGAGACGCCCTCCGCGATGGGCGTCAGACTGGGCAGCTGGGCAGCCAGCCGGGCCTCGCTGAGCGGCTCGCGCACCTGCTCCCGCAGGACGGCGCGGAACGGCTCGCTCCAGCAGGCGTCCGGCAGCACCGACAGCCGGTCCGCGCCCGGCAGCGCGCCGATCCGCCGATACATCCCCACCAGCAGCAGGCGGCCCTCCGCGGACGCGAGGTCGGCGGCGGGATCGGCCAGCAGGGCGGCCAGCCCGTCGGCGAGGGCGTCGAGGCGGCTGGCCTCGTCCTCTTCCACCAGCCAGGCGTACTCGGTCAGGAAGGCGGCCCCAGCCAGCGCGCAGAGGAACGGGTACGGCAGGGGCAGGGAACGGTCCCCGTCTGGGTCCGTCGCCCGGAGCAGCACCGAGCGGCGGAGCGCCGTCAGCACCCGCTCGACCTCCGGCAGGCAGAAGACCACGCGCGGCAAGGCCGCCAGCACCATCGGCTCGTCGGTCAGGGCCGGTGGGAGCGGCAGCCCGGCCGCCAGCGGATCGATACCCTGCCTGACGGCTGCGAGCAGGTCCGGGAACTCCGGCGCGCCGACGATCAGCCGCCCGATGGGCGTCGCCAGCTCCTGGATCGGGAAGCGGTCATCGCGGACGGCGCGCAGCAGCCCGGCCCGCACGATCTCGGCAGTCCGCCCATCGAGCGGCGCGGCCATGTCCTGCAACGCCTCGACCAGCCGGTGCCGCAGCTCGCGGTCCTCTGGGAACCGCTCCAGCCCGCCCACGACAGCCGACAGCGCCGTGAGCGGCTCGCCGGCCGCCAGCCAGCAGCGCGCGAGGTGATCGTGGACGCGTACATCCTCTGGCTCGACCGCCGCCAGGCGTGCCAGCAGCCCGGCCGCCGCCCGATACTGCCCCTGTCCCTGCTCGAGGCCGGCCAGCCCGCGCAGGGCCGCCCGGTGGTCTGGCTGCAAGGCCAGCGCCCGCTCGAAGTAGGGGCGGGCGTCCTGCAGGCGATCCATCTCGTGCAGGAGGATGCCGAGGTTCCCCTGTGCGTCGGCGAAGTCCGGCCGCAGGCGAATCGTGGCGAGGTACGCGACGATGGCTTCCTCGGCGTGGCCCTCGGTGCGGAGGGCGTTGCCCAGGTTGTAGTGGGCGTCAGCGTGCTCGGGCCGCAGCTGAATGGCGCGGCGCAGTGCGACCAGCCCGGCCGCGTTCTCGCCCTGCTGGATCAGGGCGTTGCCCAGGTTGTAGTGGGCGTCCGGGCTGTCTGGCTGGAGCTGGGCCGCCCGCCGGTACGCCGCCACGGCCGGCTCGGTCTGCCCGAGCGCCAGCAGCGCGTTCCCGAGGTTCAGGCGGAACGTCGGCGCGTTCGGACGGTGGGCAATGGCGCGCTCGATCAGCGGGACGGCGGCGGCCGGCTGCCCGACCTGCAACGCCAGCACGCCGAGCAGATGCAGTGCGTCTGGCTGCTCCTCGTCCAGCGCCAGCACCTGCCGGTACAGCGCCTCGGCCTCGACGAGCTGGCCGGCCTGGTGGCCGCCAACAGCAGCCTGCAGCAGCTCAGAGACCTGTGCCGCGACGGCCGCCGAGAGGGGCGGACGGGGCGCAGCGAGCGGCTGCGGCGTGTGCGCGGGCGGCTGGCGCGCCGCACGCGCGGGCACGAGGCGGCGGGGTGCGTTCCGTGCTGGACGTCGCATCGACGTCTCTCCTCCAGTGAGCCGCCACGTGGCAGCCGCCCTCATGGCGAGAAAAACGGCCGGCGGGAGCCGAACGGGATGCCCGCCGCCTGCGAGCGTGACAGTCGATCCCCCAGGAACGTGCCCTGACTCCGCGGGAGTGCAGCACCATGGTGAAAGGGCGGGATGTTATCCGGACCCCATTCGGCAAGCTCAGGGCTAGCTACGCGAGGCACGAACGTCCTCCACGTCATCCCGACCGCGGCGAGGCACGACCACCCCTCCGTCATCCCGACCGCGGCGAGGCACGAGCGAAGTGGAGGGATCTTCCTCAGCCTCGGTGCTCAGTCGACCGGAGAAGATCCCTCGACTTCACTCGCAAGCTCGTCTCGCTCGGGATGACGAGTTCCTGGCGCAAGCTCGTTTCGCTCGGGATGACGGGGTCCTGGCGCAAGCCTTGCTCCGAGCCTGCCGCATGCGCCCACTCCGCTTGCGGTGACAGAGCGGCCGGCGCCCTGAACGTGACGGCGGCTACGTCGATGGCGACGTGCGGCTGGCCGTAAGCGCGAACGTCGCGGCGGGGTCGTCGGCGGAGCGCCGGCCCCCGAACACCATCGTCGTACGCAGCATGAACCCGCCCGCCAGCACCAGCGCCGAGGCCAGGATCGTCCGCTTGCGCGATGGCAGCTCGTCGTGGGCCAGGGCCGGCCACTGGAGGGCCAGCGGCGCCAGGATGCCCAGCCCGATGATCTCCAGCAGGTAGACCCACAGGTTTCGGCCTGCCGTCAGCGGCCGCCCGATGACCCGCCCGGGCACGATCCGCACGGCCAGCACCAGGATCAGCTCGGCCAGCAGCGCCAGCGCGTCCAACCGTTCCAGCCGGCGCAGGCTCTCACGCGGGGCGCGCGGCGTCAGGGCCAGCACCAGGGCGATGGCGGCGGTGCTGGTGCTGACGGCAGACGTGAGGAAGAGCGGCCCGAGCAGCAGCGCGTTCTTCGCCCAGAGCGGGACGGCCGTGGCGCCCAGCAGCACCCCGGTGTAGCCGCCCAGGAAGGAGGCCGACCCCAGCCCCGCGAACGCCACCAGCCGGGCCGGGTGCGCCCGCAGGAACCGCGAGAACAGCCAGCGTCGAGGCATCAGCCCGTCGTTGGCGGCCTGCATCAGCGTTGAGAGCATCGAGAAGGCGCTGTACGAGAGGAGACCCCAGACGCCGACAGACATCGGTGAGCGGAACTTGAAGACCCGGAGCATGTTCAGGAAGCGCTCGGGGCGGCCCAGGTCGAGGATCAGGAGGATCGGGCAGGGCAGCAGCGCCGCGAACGAGACGTAGCGGCCGGCCCGCGCGATGGGCTTGCCGCCGGCGCCGCCGAACCACTCGGCGATGGTCGCCACCAGGTAGCTGCCGCTGGTCAGGCCGCCCAGGAAAAAGTACCAGACCACCAGCCATTCCCAGTGCGGCTTGTGGATGACCGGCACGCCGTAGTACGAGTTGCGGGCCTCGTCGCCGGCCGAGCGCCCGCCCCGCTTGCGGCGGACCTCCCAGCGTCGCTCGTAGGTCGCGGTGAGGCCGTCGCCGTCCGCCTGCTGCCCGCGTCCGCCATCGTGTGCGCCGCGCCCGTCGCCGGGGCCGTGCTCGGCCACCTCAGCGCCCCCGCAGCGAGAAGATCGCCATCGCGCCGAGCGCCAGCGCCGCCCCGATAGTGGACCACGAGGCCGGGAACGTCCGACTCTGCGGCAGCTCCGGCCGGGCCGGCAGGTTGTAGGTCTCCGGCGGGGCCGTCAGGATGAAGAAGGCGTTCAGGCCGTCCATGCCGCCGGTCCCGCCGACCGCCCGGTCGCCGTAGATGTAGGCCGTCTTCGCGCCGCGCTCGCGAAGGCTGCCGACGCGCTCGCGGGCGCGGGCCATCAGCGTCTCGATGGGACCGAACTGGATGCTGTCGGTGGGGCAGGCTTTGGCGCAGGCCGGCTCCAGCCCGACGTTGGTGCGGTCGTAGCAGAGCGTGCACTTGTGGACTTTGCCATCAAAGAGGCTCAGCTCCGGCACGCCGAACGGGCAGCACGGCACGCAGTAGCCGCAACCGTTGCAGATGTCCTGCTGGATGAGCACGGTGTCCTGCTCGGTGCGGATGATCGCGCCCGTCGGGCAGGCCTCCATGCAGCCGGCGTTGACGCAGTGCTTGCAGACATCGCTCTGCATCAGCCAGTGGCTCTGGAAGGGCGGCAGCTCGGTGGGGGCGTGACCCCCGCTGGTGAGGCCGCCCCCGGCGTGGCCGCCAGGCATCCCATCGGTCCCGACCGGCCCCCCCATCTGCTCCACGAACGCCACGTGCCGCCAGGTCGTCGCGCCGAGGTCGCGGGTGTTGTCGTAGCTGGTGGCCGAGAACCCGAAATTGTCCATCGGCAACTGGTTCCACTGCTTGCAGGCGACCTCGCACGCCTTGCACCCGATGCAGAGCGTGGTGTCGGTCAGGAAGCCGGTCGCGCCGGGGCGCGCGCCGGTTGTGCCGATCTCCCCGAGCACCAGCCCATGTGTCGAGACGGCATCAGCCTGTGGCGGGACAGCGCCCGGCAGCAGCGGGATCGGCAGCAGGCTCATGCGGATGGGGCTCCGGTCGGGCGCGAACGGCCGGGGCGCAGGCGGCCCGGGCGCAGGTTGCAGGTCAGCGATTTTGCCTCATGG is a genomic window containing:
- a CDS encoding amidohydrolase; this encodes MIVDGHHHVFPYLGGASGFPSAEEHTRLLQRHFTTHNQGARRVADNVLVTEPTLWDGKTPGYEGLLDVGFHVSTHGRFEWEKDGVPYYMQWLPPHLEGNEASPERALAQMQYLGVDRALLQRGYLYGLIDEWLAEIVRRHPDKLRGCLCVDESHLERESEIRHLQRCVRELGLTALYMDNDRFWSGAQGADFGAAPYVPFWEAVQTLGIPVLWDIRFVQRRTLAAYLGEVERLHRLARQFPRIRHVLTHGIPAHGMADGGRIPDEIVALLREPNVTLELLFPLLYGATWEYPYAEAQPIIRELYERLGASKLLWGSDMPNVERSCTYRQTLTYLTRHCAFIPAADLDRIIGENANELYFSLQPAGA
- a CDS encoding 4Fe-4S dicluster domain-containing protein, whose translation is MSLLPIPLLPGAVPPQADAVSTHGLVLGEIGTTGARPGATGFLTDTTLCIGCKACEVACKQWNQLPMDNFGFSATSYDNTRDLGATTWRHVAFVEQMGGPVGTDGMPGGHAGGGLTSGGHAPTELPPFQSHWLMQSDVCKHCVNAGCMEACPTGAIIRTEQDTVLIQQDICNGCGYCVPCCPFGVPELSLFDGKVHKCTLCYDRTNVGLEPACAKACPTDSIQFGPIETLMARARERVGSLRERGAKTAYIYGDRAVGGTGGMDGLNAFFILTAPPETYNLPARPELPQSRTFPASWSTIGAALALGAMAIFSLRGR
- the nrfD gene encoding polysulfide reductase NrfD produces the protein MAEHGPGDGRGAHDGGRGQQADGDGLTATYERRWEVRRKRGGRSAGDEARNSYYGVPVIHKPHWEWLVVWYFFLGGLTSGSYLVATIAEWFGGAGGKPIARAGRYVSFAALLPCPILLILDLGRPERFLNMLRVFKFRSPMSVGVWGLLSYSAFSMLSTLMQAANDGLMPRRWLFSRFLRAHPARLVAFAGLGSASFLGGYTGVLLGATAVPLWAKNALLLGPLFLTSAVSTSTAAIALVLALTPRAPRESLRRLERLDALALLAELILVLAVRIVPGRVIGRPLTAGRNLWVYLLEIIGLGILAPLALQWPALAHDELPSRKRTILASALVLAGGFMLRTTMVFGGRRSADDPAATFALTASRTSPST
- a CDS encoding tetratricopeptide repeat protein, whose protein sequence is MRRPARNAPRRLVPARAARQPPAHTPQPLAAPRPPLSAAVAAQVSELLQAAVGGHQAGQLVEAEALYRQVLALDEEQPDALHLLGVLALQVGQPAAAVPLIERAIAHRPNAPTFRLNLGNALLALGQTEPAVAAYRRAAQLQPDSPDAHYNLGNALIQQGENAAGLVALRRAIQLRPEHADAHYNLGNALRTEGHAEEAIVAYLATIRLRPDFADAQGNLGILLHEMDRLQDARPYFERALALQPDHRAALRGLAGLEQGQGQYRAAAGLLARLAAVEPEDVRVHDHLARCWLAAGEPLTALSAVVGGLERFPEDRELRHRLVEALQDMAAPLDGRTAEIVRAGLLRAVRDDRFPIQELATPIGRLIVGAPEFPDLLAAVRQGIDPLAAGLPLPPALTDEPMVLAALPRVVFCLPEVERVLTALRRSVLLRATDPDGDRSLPLPYPFLCALAGAAFLTEYAWLVEEDEASRLDALADGLAALLADPAADLASAEGRLLLVGMYRRIGALPGADRLSVLPDACWSEPFRAVLREQVREPLSEARLAAQLPSLTPIAEGVSQAVQAMYEENPYPRWRAARFRAIEPLAVRFRALCPGEPVPAWPTPLPVLVAGAGTGQHPIQTALRLPEADVLAVDLSRTSLGYGARMAAQMAVPNLRLAHADILALGVLEGRFALIECAGVLHHLADPMAGWRVLRRLLRPDGLMSIALYSERARAGIVAARALLAEQAIPSTADGIRAARRQIVELPPEHPAARLTGFWDFYSQSGFRDLAMHVQEHRFTVPRIGACLEELGLQFLGFDVTREVRERFQARFPQPGALLDLAAWDQFEAEQPGTFSAMYQFWCRPR